A portion of the Candidatus Binataceae bacterium genome contains these proteins:
- a CDS encoding amidohydrolase family protein: protein MSERSRSAAVRERLSHPIIDSDGHVAEFEPALFDYLKDVAGSAMVERFKRLPDSPMSFRWSRLTPEERRRERVPRPHWWVHPTRNTLDRATSSLPRLLYERLDELGLDYTMIYPSIGLFALHLGDDELRGALCRAYNKLHSHLYKAYQDRVTPVGVIPMHSPAEAIAELEYAVGTLGLKAIVMAGWVRRPLAAAANWPPEAARHAWWLDTLALDGAHDYDPVWRKCLELKVAPAFHSLGAGIGFRNSISNFMYNHIGHFAASSEAICKAIFFGGVTHRFPDLRFSFLEGGAGWACSMYNDLIGHWEKHNIETIRNFDPANLDRELLGKLFREYGDDYGAGLVARLGQDESQLGWGSPQAPENLDEWARCGVASKEDIRQRFIPKFSFGCEGDDRMTALAFSPQLNPTGSRLAAIYSSDLGHWDLTDMRDAAYEAWELVEHGLINEDDFRDFVFVNAVRAKTDVNPDFFKGTVVEGAAARLLAG, encoded by the coding sequence ATGAGTGAACGATCGCGCTCGGCCGCAGTGCGCGAGCGGCTCAGCCATCCGATAATCGACTCGGACGGGCACGTTGCCGAGTTCGAGCCGGCGCTGTTCGACTATCTCAAAGACGTCGCCGGGAGCGCGATGGTCGAGCGGTTTAAGCGGTTGCCGGACAGTCCGATGAGCTTTCGCTGGAGCCGGCTGACGCCTGAGGAGCGGCGGCGCGAGCGCGTGCCGCGTCCCCATTGGTGGGTCCATCCGACGCGCAACACGCTGGATCGCGCGACCAGCTCGCTACCCAGGCTGCTCTACGAGCGGCTCGACGAATTAGGACTCGACTATACGATGATCTATCCGAGTATCGGGCTGTTCGCGCTCCATCTGGGCGACGACGAACTGCGCGGCGCGCTCTGCCGAGCCTACAATAAGTTACATAGCCATCTCTACAAGGCGTATCAGGATCGGGTGACGCCCGTTGGGGTGATTCCGATGCACTCGCCAGCCGAGGCGATCGCGGAGTTGGAGTACGCGGTCGGCACGCTGGGGCTAAAGGCGATCGTGATGGCGGGGTGGGTGCGGCGGCCACTGGCCGCGGCGGCGAATTGGCCGCCCGAGGCGGCGCGTCACGCCTGGTGGCTGGATACGCTCGCGCTGGATGGCGCACATGATTACGATCCGGTCTGGCGCAAGTGCCTTGAACTAAAAGTGGCGCCGGCGTTCCACTCGCTCGGGGCGGGAATCGGCTTTCGCAATTCGATCTCGAACTTCATGTACAACCATATCGGCCATTTCGCCGCGTCCTCCGAAGCGATTTGCAAAGCGATCTTCTTCGGGGGCGTCACGCATCGTTTTCCGGACTTGCGTTTTTCTTTCCTCGAAGGCGGCGCCGGCTGGGCATGCAGTATGTATAACGACCTGATCGGCCATTGGGAAAAACACAACATTGAGACGATCAGAAATTTCGATCCCGCTAATCTTGATCGCGAGTTGCTCGGTAAGCTCTTCCGCGAGTATGGGGACGACTATGGTGCGGGGCTGGTCGCGCGGCTTGGGCAGGACGAGTCGCAACTGGGATGGGGTTCACCGCAAGCGCCCGAGAACCTTGATGAGTGGGCGCGCTGCGGAGTCGCATCGAAGGAAGACATCCGCCAGCGGTTTATCCCGAAGTTCTCTTTCGGCTGCGAAGGAGACGATCGCATGACGGCGCTCGCCTTCAGCCCGCAGCTCAATCCGACGGGATCGCGGCTTGCCGCGATCTACAGCTCGGACCTCGGCCACTGGGATTTGACCGACATGCGCGACGCGGCCTATGAGGCGTGGGAGCTGGTCGAGCACGGCTTGATCAACGAAGATGATTTTCGCGATTTCGTCTTCGTCAATGCGGTGCGGGCAAAGACCGACGTCAATCCGGATTTCTTCAAGGGCACGGTGGTCGAAGGCGCGGCGGCGCGGTTGCTCGCCGGATAG